One Oscillospiraceae bacterium genomic region harbors:
- a CDS encoding sugar ABC transporter permease, which produces MPTKTQKKYVPGSLGRYFAMFVAPALIVYLVFSIVPFLFTIYYSFTDYTDMNPVNLHFTGLANYIKVLGSPLMRTAIKNSLIYAVVLTGAQVVLGLPLAVILNMKLRTRNLLRATFFFPAVFSSLIIGYLWNFILSSSNYGLINNLLAKVGLPTFNFFTSQNALYSVLLTQIWQWTGWAMVIFLANLQSISGDLYEAAEIDGASGFTRFFRITLPLMCPSVKIVAVTGLIGGMKAFDVIYSMTSGGPGDATQTVMMVMMRKGISDGFYNQGAAFGVCFFVVVMILSAIMNTIMQKWSDSIQ; this is translated from the coding sequence ATGCCTACTAAGACCCAAAAGAAGTATGTGCCCGGTTCGTTGGGCAGATACTTCGCCATGTTTGTGGCACCGGCGCTGATCGTGTATCTGGTGTTCAGCATTGTGCCGTTCCTGTTTACGATCTATTACAGCTTTACCGATTATACCGATATGAACCCCGTAAATCTGCACTTTACGGGTCTTGCAAACTACATAAAAGTCCTTGGTTCCCCGCTGATGCGCACAGCTATTAAAAACTCGCTGATTTACGCCGTGGTGCTGACCGGGGCGCAGGTCGTGCTGGGTCTGCCGCTGGCTGTCATCCTGAATATGAAGCTGCGCACCCGCAATCTGCTGCGCGCAACCTTCTTTTTCCCGGCGGTATTCTCCTCGCTGATTATCGGCTACCTGTGGAACTTCATCCTTTCCTCCTCCAACTACGGTCTTATCAACAACCTGCTTGCTAAGGTTGGGCTGCCGACTTTCAACTTTTTCACCTCGCAAAACGCACTTTACTCTGTCCTGCTCACGCAGATTTGGCAGTGGACCGGCTGGGCTATGGTCATCTTCCTTGCCAACCTGCAGAGCATCTCGGGCGATTTGTACGAGGCAGCTGAGATCGACGGTGCCAGCGGCTTCACCCGCTTTTTCCGTATCACCCTGCCGCTGATGTGCCCCTCGGTCAAGATCGTGGCGGTCACCGGTTTGATCGGCGGCATGAAGGCATTCGATGTCATCTACTCGATGACCAGCGGCGGCCCCGGCGATGCCACCCAGACCGTTATGATGGTCATGATGCGCAAGGGCATCTCGGACGGCTTCTACAATCAGGGCGCGGCGTTCGGCGTTTGCTTCTTCGTTGTCGTTATGATTTTGAGTGCTATCATGAACACGATTATGCAGAAATGGAGTGACTCTATTCAATGA
- a CDS encoding carbohydrate ABC transporter permease yields the protein MNTRKFERRGLIITETLMVLLAVLWAVPIYYLIVTTLKSPAEATASPLALPSAINLQNYIDAWQKMEFPRAFANTLFITAMSVFLIVLFGSMAGYALARTSSKLGGRLFLFFLAGLVVPFQMNIVSLYKIVKALHLMNSPFAVILVDVAVNMPQAVFLFREFVHSTVPVELEEAAEIDGCGTMQKFFTIVFPLLKPVMATVIIIVTLNVWNEFMTPLLFLQSRANDVILQEVSRNIGQFSTDWTAMFPMMMLGVAPLMIFYLFMQKYIIAGVAAGAVKG from the coding sequence ATGAATACGCGTAAATTTGAAAGACGCGGCCTGATCATTACCGAAACATTGATGGTCTTGCTCGCTGTTCTCTGGGCTGTCCCTATTTACTATCTGATCGTCACAACGCTGAAATCCCCCGCGGAGGCTACCGCCAGCCCGCTGGCGCTGCCCAGTGCTATCAATCTGCAAAACTATATCGACGCATGGCAGAAGATGGAATTTCCCCGTGCGTTTGCCAACACACTGTTTATCACGGCAATGAGCGTCTTTCTCATCGTGCTGTTCGGCAGTATGGCCGGGTATGCACTGGCGCGCACAAGCTCCAAGCTCGGCGGCCGACTGTTCCTGTTCTTTCTGGCCGGTCTGGTCGTGCCATTTCAGATGAACATTGTCAGCTTGTACAAAATCGTCAAGGCGCTGCATCTGATGAACAGCCCCTTCGCCGTCATTCTTGTCGATGTGGCTGTGAATATGCCGCAGGCGGTGTTCCTCTTCCGTGAATTCGTTCACTCTACGGTGCCTGTTGAACTGGAGGAGGCTGCTGAAATCGACGGCTGCGGCACGATGCAAAAGTTCTTCACCATCGTATTTCCGCTGCTCAAGCCGGTAATGGCTACCGTTATCATCATCGTTACGCTGAATGTCTGGAACGAGTTTATGACCCCGCTGCTCTTCCTGCAGAGCCGTGCCAACGATGTCATCCTGCAGGAGGTTTCCCGCAACATCGGTCAGTTCTCCACTGACTGGACTGCTATGTTCCCGATGATGATGCTGGGCGTTGCACCTTTGATGATTTTCTATCTGTTCATGCAGAAGTATATTATTGCCGGTGTTGCTGCCGGTGCTGTGAAGGGGTAA
- a CDS encoding PIG-L family deacetylase has protein sequence MKITDFGKIMVIVPHQDDELLLTAGVLYSAANAGLNPHVVMVTNGDYGCHDHSVGYARLRETLAGVEMLGVPNEQVTFLGYADTGMPRAESFLAGLYDETDENKVHPSHCGTETYGLPEKPDFHAQHFGKPAPYTKAGFVQDLKAVLDEIEPDSIITTALCDTHGDHSELYQFICDELRSRREAGKKVPTLYTGIVHSPAGDENWPLRDGVRPLTCPEGLEAASTLRWDDRIILPVPQEMLNEDLAQNLKHRAISCHKTALKPDAVDFLYSFVKADEVFWKVDL, from the coding sequence ATGAAAATCACAGATTTTGGTAAAATCATGGTGATCGTTCCCCATCAGGACGATGAGCTGCTTTTGACGGCCGGTGTGCTGTATTCGGCTGCCAATGCGGGGCTGAACCCCCATGTGGTAATGGTGACCAACGGCGACTACGGCTGTCACGACCACAGCGTAGGCTATGCGCGTCTGCGTGAAACATTGGCGGGCGTGGAAATGCTGGGGGTTCCGAATGAGCAGGTGACATTTCTTGGCTATGCTGACACCGGTATGCCGCGGGCGGAGAGCTTTCTTGCGGGCTTGTATGACGAAACCGATGAGAACAAGGTTCATCCCTCCCACTGCGGCACGGAGACCTACGGTCTGCCCGAAAAGCCGGATTTCCACGCGCAGCATTTCGGTAAGCCTGCGCCGTATACAAAAGCCGGCTTTGTGCAGGATCTGAAAGCCGTACTCGACGAAATCGAACCGGACAGCATCATTACCACGGCACTTTGCGATACCCACGGTGACCACAGTGAGCTGTACCAGTTTATCTGCGATGAACTGCGCAGCCGCCGTGAGGCTGGCAAAAAAGTTCCGACCCTCTATACCGGCATTGTCCATTCGCCCGCTGGGGATGAAAACTGGCCGCTGCGTGACGGTGTTCGTCCGCTGACCTGCCCGGAGGGGCTGGAGGCCGCCAGTACCCTGCGTTGGGATGACCGCATTATTTTGCCCGTCCCGCAGGAAATGCTGAACGAAGATCTGGCGCAGAACCTCAAGCACCGCGCCATTTCCTGCCATAAAACGGCCTTAAAACCGGATGCCGTGGATTTTCTGTATTCGTTTGTAAAAGCAGACGAGGTATTCTGGAAAGTAGACCTGTAA